TTATACATTAGATATAAAATAGCACTTTAATGTATAATTGATTGttatacattatatataaatCACTGTTTAATGTAATGACTGCCAACTTATATAGTACCAATACACTATAATGTACGGCAAATGTAATTGCTGCCAACTTAGATCGTATCAATCAATATATTGTATGTCATTGCAATACACTTAATTAAAACCAAAATATGGCCCTAATAATCGAAACTACTAACTATACATAACATATGTATGTATAAGCAGCTCAAAGAGATCAATAAAATCTAAATTCCAAaccaacatcaaaatctaacaagtGTTGTAATTATTTAACATTCattactaaaacaaaaattagatgTTTTCATGCAGACTGTTAAAAAACCGTGCTACTCTAAAGTTACAattgcactttcatcaattgATTGGAGATAACCATACCTTGGACGGGGAGAATTGTCATTATCACTTGTGCATCCTTCAATCGTCTTGCTCACTCCGTAATTTCATAGTAAATATGCATAGCGTGCACGTTGACTTTGTGCGTCAAACCCACATGAAtgcattttcattttcttcacttaatatttctgcatatGCAGCAACAAAAATGCCACAGTCcctaatatgaaaaaaaattataattaataagtCGTTCAATAATTATTACAtgattatacatgtaaaaaaatataaaccaaAAGCATTTACAGACTAACAGACTccaattaaaagataaaaatatagcagCAAACTGATACATATTatagataacattatacaacagTTTCACATGTATGTGTACACCTTATACATTTAATACTATAATCTTGCATAATGTATAATGTAAcgttataaatataaattatgcaccttatacatattaaaaatatatttaaagtataatGTGACCATAAAACTAACAACATATAAAAGTAATATCGAATGTAAACTTTgtaatgtataatgtaaatatctaaaGTATAATGTGACCATAATACCAACAAAATATTATGTACCGGAAAGAAGAGACAGAATTGGAGGAGGGATTTTGAATTAACGGATGTACAAACCTGAATAGAAAGCCGAGGCTAATTTTTGAACTTATTCTTTTGATGTTTACTTTACCAGTATCTGAAGCCTATGCTTTTGTTGTTCAGTAAATATTCTCTTTGGCTTTGGCCTTTACTTTCATCCCCCgttaaaaagatttatttttttctctaggtGCTTGATCAAATTTGAGAGTGCTTGAATCTTTTTTCCAGGGTTTTGATGAAACTGTTTTTTTTCTTCAGTATTTGATGAAATTACAGTTTTTTCCctgagtttttgatgaaaatggAGAAGATTCTTTTTTCTGTGGGTGTAAGATGAAATTAgagaaagatattttttttttgtgtgtggatGTGTGATGAAATTGGACAGAGATTATTGTAGATCGCCAAAATTTGTGGGTGTGGAGAGATAATAAGGAGGTTTAATAGAGATAGATAATTGGAGAGAAAAGATAGCAAGGTTTAGAGGCGACTCAATATATTATGTGGCCTAAAGCAAAACTTTAAAATGAGGccttaaaaaagattttttttttttggtaaataaaatcATTTTATTACCAAAGCGAACATTATATAGCGCTAAGAGATGGTTGAGAGACATAACATCCCCACAACCATCAAAGCATGAATCTAAGTAAACATAAAAGGCAACAACAACAAACTAGTCAAACTAAGTAGGATAATAATTGTAGTCCTATAACCAGTGGACGATCTTATGCTTCATAGAAGCCTTTACATGCACCTCTTGTATAACTTGTCGTATTATCTGCGTAGATGAGAGCCTTCTATTATGGAAAACTCTAGAATTTCTCTCTCTCCAAACATGGTAAATAGTAGCAGTAAATAGCATCCTATAAACCTTAGCCTTATGGGAACTTCCTCTGGCATATGTAATAGCCCAAGATACCTCCTCATTCCATTCTTTAGGGTCCCGTACGATACCAATCCATGACAACAACGTTTTCCATATAGTAGCAGAGATATCACACTTAAAAAACAAATGTGCTATGGACTCATTCTCTTGCTCACAAAGTGGACAAGATTGATTAGTCACAACACCCCATTTAAACAATCTGTCTCTAGTTGGTAACCTGCCTAGAATAGCAATTCTTAATATGAAAATCCACCCTGGTATCCCCATATTATTACATACAAGGTTCCTCCAATGCACTTTTGGAAATTTCCCTCTGAGCTTGATGTAAAGTTTCTTTGTAGAAAATGTTTTCATATCAGCCATATCATTAATATTCATACCTATTTGTTGGAAGTATTTGGTAGCATGAAGGATTTTTTGAATGACCCAAGAGTCTTGCTTAGGCATATCCACAAGTAGATTTTTATTCCTCCTATAGTAACAATGTACCCATTGCACCCATAACTTATCCTTCTTAGCGCAGATATTCCATAGCAGCTTCCCGGTGGTAGCTTTATTCCAAACATCCATAACAAGTATGTTCAAACCTCCAGCCACCTTAGGATAACAAACTTTATCCCAAGCAAGTAGGGCTTTCTTTGATAATGTTGCACCTCCTGTCCACAAGAAGGTTCTGCAAGTAGCCTCAATAACTTCAATGACCTTTTTGGGTAGTACAAAGATTTGTGCCCAAAAAACCTGAATGGAAAATAAAATGGACTTAATCAATTGTGCCCTACCAGCGTAAGAGAGGTGTTTAGTAGTCCATGATTTTATTCTTCCCAGTATCCTATCCCATATAGGTTGACATTGCACAATAGAGACCCTACTGGTACTCAGGGGAACCCCGAGGTATCTAAATGGTAACTCTCCTTTGTTGAATCCTAGAATATCTTGAATTCCTTGTTGATCTTCATTCGACATTCCTCCACAATAGAAAAAACTTTTGTTGGGGTTAGTAACCAATCCCAAACTTTTAGAGAAGCACTAAAACCTGTCAAATAGCATTTGGACAGACTTGACATCTCCTCTACAAAAAAGAAGCAAGTCATCCGCAAATGCTAATTGTATAAAGTTCACTTTGCTACATCGTGGATGAAATTTGAATTGGGGTTCTTGGATTAGTAGCTTCAACATCCTACTTAAGTATTCCATCACAATCACTAATAGAAAAAGAGAGCGAGGGTCTCCCTGTCGGAGACCTTTCTTTGCTTCAAACGGTTTAGTAGGCTCTCCATTAATGATGATGGAGTATGAGACTGTCGTGACACACACCATGATCCATTGCAGCACCTCACTAGGAAAGTTTAGACCAACTAATACTTGTTCTAGAAAAGGCCATTCCACCGAGTCATAGGCCTTTTGTATATCAACTTTAAGCATGCATCTTGGAGATATACCTTTTCTTCCATATCCTTTAACTAATTCATGGATTAATAAGATATTATCAGTAATAATTCTTCTCGGGACAAAAGCTGCTTGGATACCATCGATAATGCTATCCATAATAGGCTGCAATCTTCTAGTGAGCACTTTGGAAATCAACTTATAAAGCATGGTGCAGCAAGAGATCGACCTAAATTCCTTAACTGATGAAGGATTCTAAACTGTAACGATCAATGTTACTGTTGTGCAATTTATTGCTTTGTACACCTTCTTAGATTGGAAAAAATATATTACAGCATCTGTCACCTCATCTCCTATAATAGGCCAGgcctttttgaagaaaaaagcATTAAAACCATCACATCCTAGTGTTTTTTTAGCATCAATAGTCTTCAGCGCTTGGTATACTTCCTCTCTGGTGACTGGTTTTTGAGGTATAGTTGTTGTTCCCTATTCAGTATAGATCCACTAGATAAAACATGAGGCTCAAGTACAGGAAGTTCACTCGCACTGGTCCCCAACAGCTGCTTATAGAAACTATTTATCTTTGCTTCTATATCCTCAGTAGTATGCAATAATACACCATTAGAAGAGACCAAGGACCTGATATGATTCTGGCTAACTCTATTTTTCATAGTGGCGTAGAAGAAAGCTGAATTCATATCCCCCAATCCCAACCACTGTATTCTAGATTCTGCCTGAGAATGCTTTCCTCCACCAGTATCCATTTCTCCAAGATCCgttttatcttcttttcttcGTCATATAATTGTTGATCAGTGAGGGAGGTTCTGAGTAGTATATGTACATCTTTCAGTTGTTTCCTGAATGATTGAACTTTAGTTTCAACATTAGAAAACTCTTTCGAATTCAATTCTTTCATATCTCCTTTCATTAGCTTAAGCTTCTTCCAGATCTTCTCCATGGGACAACTTTGAACTTTTGAGGACCATATAGCAGCCACAATATGTTGAAACTCAGCATGACTTGTTAGATAGTTTAAGAACTTAAACAGCTTTGCATATCTATTTTGTACCTCTTTCACGGAGACACAGAGTAAAGAATGATCAGAGAAGTGAGGGTCTTTTACTTCCACCTCTAAATGAGGCCATTTTCTCATCCAATATCCATTAACTAAAGCCCTGTCAATTTTACTATGGATATGGGAATTAGACCAAGTAAAAAATCTCCCTATAGTCTTGAGTTCATGTAAGCCAGCGTTTGTCACTAGATTCTCAAAGTCCCTAATTTCTGCTTCCATGACTGTAGTATTCTTATCTTCACCCctaagaataacattaaaatcaccCATTACGATCCAAGGGTTGTGAATACTAGATACCAGATTCTCAATACTGCCCAGAGCTTTTTCCTCTCTTCAATAGTATGTAATCCATATATAGCAGAGACCTCAATCAAATGATTTCTACTATGATCtgttgtcatgcctcaaatcctattggggggtactggcacccgtaaccgaggaggcccgggagaatcggctcataaccttatacttcccatgcatacctctatgacaacccgaaattcggacagtatcatgtcgcatataaaaggaaataatcacctgtataagcttgagcacacatatatatgtatatacaatacttggccgttgaagccatcacgtctattaacaaaacaccatcttgactgtacattaggtttACAAAGTCtttagataatacacagagtttaactaaggtcgggacacaccccgctatataactaacttctatacaataccaaaagtgactggatatgacacggaaagccccgaagcaaattggatctcaccaaaagtagctggatatcctggctcctacttgtgcggtgtatgagctgaggtacctgtgcctgcagcataagatataggtcccccgtgggggacgtcaatacgaaatatgtactgagtatgtaaagctgtagatactcacatatgatataggagctcaacagaaatcagaaacaagtgaataaattataataggagtggaccacacttactagaacttgtgacaacctgtacattgtatttattcaatcactttaccttcattcttatcatctttgtaattattattgtattgtactgtgaccattaggctgcctccagtacatatcaactgggatcgacctatgatagggttatgcccctgggataccactcAATAAGAGataacttccatcacttagttcaattaatctttgatattgtacatatttttgatactttgaaacaatgatacatcaataagagacatataaatagaccatcaatgcaataacaatgaagtaagaactcattggcacatcaataaagtgttttggagtcatcaatgccataacaatgaagtaggaacttattagtatatcaatgaaatgttttggagtcattaatagcacatggatcttgtttgagtaaccggataccttgtgacattcattagtgcaataaacatgtaagatttggaaaacaagtaagtattggaatgtcttgacatcttgtagggtggaaacaagttcattggtaacgtaggacatcatagaaaaccattatggatcacatgttactgaataactttggaaagtttttaatagaacaattgttcacttttatgccaaagatatggtatagagtatgctttacatacctgactgtcaaccttcaatactagtcccaaatgtaCTTCctgtcttttcggattacttatctacaatgaacatatatagcaatctagtattatcaaccaaatatcacaattcaattatttgaattcaccaaactagtggttaagtagtaagccttaattacaccataaagggtgtcactttaaccctcttatactccaattacattcacatgccatgcaaattcatacaacatcctctgatatcaagtttggattcatttatccttccaaccaatccattaaaccaaattgagccatagacataaataatcatcaattcaatagtatatcatcatatccaccttccataactcaattaccatatccaccttccacaattcaatacaaccaccatgcaaaatagttcataaccctatttccatcacctttcaataacaaccaatacatataattctctatcacacatatacatatggaaaagaacaaaggtaaacaatattcataccttagaatttacctcttgattatgcaatcctgtttgcacaaataataggtgccgtttgaagctctcgagatgacaaatgcagttgtcagattactttggaatttctacggttgaatcaaaagtaatttaaaggtcaaatttggctagggtttgttctttcttaatgattgatgatgaaaatgagtttttgaactcatatacatgtatatatacacatattcccatccataatataatagaaaatgaccaaaatgcctttaaaatttaaataatgtcaaatctgtcctttggtgaactgttttgataaactaaagtagatcgaccataaatctttgctccgatatcgaatttgggtgaaattggtatcattggaagtaTACTTCGAAGgactttcatttcatataaagtaggccacccagttcatcttgtacaaggagttatggtcgtttgaagttgaccctaaaaatctgttttgataggctgaagtaaaacgagtataactccttactaaGACGTGGGATTTGGATGAACCCAATTGAATTAGAAAcaggactcaaagatctttcttttcataagtCGCATCTctctcagttcattatattaagggagttatgattgttcgaagttgacccaaaaatttggctggcctcagtagtttgtgtgcaggaaattttcctgcatatttactattcccaaatatcccgaccaccgttttatagtttcaaacgtgctcgattatatccgaaacctatccatttttagaaatctttatatcgttggaaagcttattcaataaccttcgtaggATCCATCGGCGGgaaaattccgatataaataaaataaaataaaaattaattccatataaataagaccaatacacatacttgaataagGGGTGTTACATCTGTAATTAAACTATGAATAATTTGGTTTTCAGTATGTAATACTGTAACTTACACGTTCCCAGGATTCCAAAGTAACCAGATGTGTCCTTTACCATTTGCTGCATAATTATTCTTCCACTCCCAACCTGGCAGGATCTTCGTTACAATTTGCTTAGCATTTTGTTGCGCTACTCTATGCTCTATCACAGAAATAAcatctatgttttccttttttattatcCTACAAAACTCTTTATGTTTATACAATTTATTGAAGCCCCTAACATTCTATGTGGCTATCTTCATTGAGTTGGTTTGAGGGGGCTCATATACACCCCTGCATCTCGACTACATTGTCCCTTATCAGCTACATCAAAAGCATTTTGGATCATATATTGTAGTGTAGTCTCCGCCAAAGGGTTGAACTCATTGCTTACATTAACAGTACTATCATGTAGCGGGGGAAGACTAGGAGCTTTAGTGGCTAACTTTCCCTTCACTTTTGTCCATTCATGATCAGTAAAAGAACTCGTGGTTACCACAGATTCCATACTTGTCTGAGCAGCCACCACAGTTACATTCTTCCCACCTTATACCGGCTAAGCATTTACAAGTTCCTTGGGTCCTTGAACTTTTTGTTGGTCATTCCCTTTATGCTGCCAAATATGCTTGACATTCTTAGGGGTAGGCTTAGGTGGAGGTAGATCCTATTTCGGTTGTTTATCTTGAAAAACATGCCCAATTTGACAACATGTAGTGCAGTACAGGGGCTTCCACTCGTAGAGCACTGGTTGGGCAAAAATTACTCCATCGGGATTCGAAACCTTCACCTCCATCGGAAGGGGAATGGTGACATCCATTTCTACCAAAACTCTAGCATATAAGATTCTTTCCGTATTCGTAGTACAATCATCTGCGCAGGCTGGAGTGCCTAACCCACTTGCAATACGACTAAGAGAATTCATTCCCCAACAGTTGAGTGGGAGGTTAGGGAATTTCACCCACAAAGGGATCTTCTTCCAAACCTCATTATTGAAGTTAAAATTAGCACTCCACGGTTTCACAATAATTGGCTTATTATTTAGCATGTGTGGCCCTGTCATAAGAATCGCATCCCTATCTTCAATATTATGGAACTTGATTACAAAGTACCCATCATTGTGATAGTAGATTTTTGGCTTATGGACAAACCTCCGCTGCCCATCTATGAATCGAGCAATAGCAACAATTGTTGGGTTAGCTCCAATAACATAGAGTATCATTGCATCCTTCCAGTGAGGGGACTCTCGCTCAATTTCTTCTTTATCTAATTGGGCATTTTTAGCCCCCTCTTTGACTATCGGGGAAACAAATCTTAATTCCATACCTCTTGATGCCATTTTATTACCATCAAATAGCTTCACCCATGGCTTTGTCAATTCTACATCTGGTGCTAAGTTAAGTTTCCTTTATGTACCAGTTACTTCAGTGTGTTGCTCCATTGGCTTCATCATCTCAGGATTAGAGACTTGCAGTTCTGAGTTCTGGGCTGCAGAGCTTCCAACCCCTGAAGATAGAGCAAATAATATCATATTCCTTACCATTTGAGGAGTATGAGAGGCCTGCTTGCTTCTAATAAAACGGGTGGGGTTAGGGAGGGTTCCTTGTCGAGCCTTTGTCCTGGGCTTGTGTGCACAACAATGGTCTTCCCGAGTCGTGGATTTGCTTTCACCAGAGCAGCAGAGATTTGGATCTTGTTAGCAGCCTTTTTCCGCCCTTTTGCCATTAGGGCTAAGAAAAAGGATCTTTACATATGTGTGtaataaaaagattttttacttatgtatatatgtaattttagttaatttatccCCACCCTACCTGAAAATAATCCTAATTTAACCTACAAATTGATCCAAATAATAACCCAAACCCAATCCGATCTAATACAACCTTCAAGATGTATCTCTACTCACGCATAttcattctctctttctctttctattaGATCGGGtctgatttgggttattatttggATCGGGTTATGgattaaattagaattattttgggaTGAGGCtggaataaattaaattaaaaagggaCAAATGAATAAGATTGACACATGTCCTACTGTTAGTGAGAAGAGTATacatgtaccttttcattaacgcaagaatatatttgtacctaaagtatgacagatgatatatctgtaccatttatcaaagtttagaggtatatatatacattttcattAACAAAAAGGGTATAATTATACCTAAAATATGACAGAAgatatatttgtatcatttatcaaagtttaggggtatattcGTACCTTTCCCGTTCTTTGAGTTGCCCCTATTCTATCCAAGTGAGGAAAGCCTACATATTTCCAGGCCTGTAATCacacaaataattaaaacaaggaacaaataataacatatattttacttAGGTATCTTTTAGACTTACTAGTTTTAAACCTTAGAAGATCACTATTAGTTTGGAACAGTCCCTTTAATGATAGCAACTAACATACAATCATTCTTAATATAACAAGTTCATAAAAAGTTCTAACGTAGAGATATATCCAGAGTGGAAGTGTATGTGATCATACCCCAACCATTACCCCACATGAACACACTTTTCATAGATACAAAAGATAATGTTATTGCTTTGTGCCGAACCCTTGAAATGATTTTGAGACAATTTTATGATACTAGCTTAGAAGTGCAGTGAATTCCAGTAACGTCCTTTTACTATAGTAGTCACTCTACCAGTCTTCACAATATCAAAAACACCTTTTGTTAATGGCATATATGAAATAATTGCAAGTAATGTTGCTTAAAAAGAGAACCATCAAAATTTGCCTATGCATAAGTGATTGTCAGGATCCATGTGTCACTCCTTTTTGTTCCAAGCTTAATGTTTTCACTTGCAAAGTAATTATCAGCACTCTATTTGAAAATGTGTGACCATTGTTTAATACTACagagaaaaaaaggcaaaatcCATCGAAAGACGCCTTAAGTATGCACCATCTTTCatttaggcacctcaagtgaacaTTGATTTTTTTTGGTACCTCAAGCGGCCTTCAAGTGTGTCACTTTGGCATATTTTGCTGAATAGGCAAAACAATATTATGTGTGTGTGCTACACTCTCCAATGAGATGGAAAGTGACGAATAAAATGCGGACATATGtcatttttattcaaataatttataaataattaatttaaataaaaaatacccctccccctaacctacccaccccactagtcttcttcttcaaacaccccACTCCACCCATCCCACCCAccccaccattctttttcttcaaataCCCCTCCCCCAACCCGCCACCCTCACACCCCaccccaacccaacccaactctaccAGCCTTTTCATCAAACAGCCCACCCCCGCACCTCAGTCATCTTCTTTCCTACTTTCCAACTCATAAAACCTCAGCTATTAAACTCCATTAACAAGCAAAAAGTACAACACCAATTGCCCAAAGTACAGGTagacatgaaaataaaatcataactttatgaaataaatatcaaCCCCAGAACCCAAAAATCACCAAATTCTTCAAAATTTCTCAACCCCACTTGCTAATTGACCAAACCTCAACAATTAAACTACATTAACAAGAAAAACCTACAACCCCAAATCATTTTCTCCAAAAATCCGATCCCACCCCCTtctctatttttcaaaattttttcatccatttttctttgattttgcttagtttttagttttttttttcccaTAGATTTAgcttcatttttcatattttcttcatcgattttgctttcatttttaattttttttattgattttgcttGGTTGTCAATTTTTCTGCACGAATTTAGCTCCATTTAGCTCTTCAAACTTCATAAATACGGCTAACaagctttcttttctttttggaatTCCTTTTGTGACACTAACTGGTATGTAGCTTCAATATCTTTGTATTCTgttttgttaaatttttaaaatttatttgtttaaaaagatattttttataagaagtaattaaaaaaatactgttggagaataatttttcttcatcgatattattcgattttcaatttttcttcactaatttagcttttaatgattaaaaaaatggtGATTATTATCTAATCTTTACGAACCCCTAAATGCGTATATAAATTTCTATCAATAATTTTTACcattaaataaatttaagattgataaaaatgtgaaagaagtATAAATTTAGGGGCGAGGGGGGGGGGGTgagttaattaaaaaaatgatgtttATTATCTAATCTTCACAAATTTCTAAATGCGTATATaaatttttctcaataatttttaccgttaaataaatttaaaattgacaaaaatggtggataaaaatgtgaaagaagtataaattaatggggtgagttaatatattatttttgacaaGATGAACTCGTAAATgtgtatctaatttttaaatatctcccaataatttttactattaaataagcttaagattgacaaaaataatagataaaaatgcagaaaaagatataaattaatAGAGGTGAATTAATATATTGTTGGTGGGCCAACTTGGGCGCCACATCAGCTAAAAAAAGGATGTAACGCGCCTTCATGGAGGTGTAATATACGTACCTTGCCAACTCAGCAAAAGGTACCAAAGTGACACACTTGTacgctacttgaggtgccaaaaaggaccaatgtccacttgagatGCCTAAGTGAAAGTTGGTGCGTACTTAAGAGGTCTGCCGATGAATTTTGCCGAGAAAAAACTAAATTTGGAGACACCACATTTGGATATCTAAGAAGGAAGTGAAAAGATGTCATTCACATATATGAATTTAAGTGATCCTGTGCAAATTTTGAAGTTATTATACTTATGCTATCtcataatatttttattcatgaaGGATAAATATTGTcgaaattaacaaaatataaaattcgGCAATGTAAGGAATTTTTTACATCGTCAAATTATCTTTATTtgttattgttgggttcaaaattgagagggcgtTATGCGGAAGCTTAACATTTGCAAACTTTGAGAcaataaatcagacgacaaagaaaacaatactaaaaaacataaaattattactccctccgttttaaaaagaatgacttacttttctttttagttcgtttaaaaagaatgacccctttccttttttgacaatactttaattttaactttccacatgacatgtttaggaccacaagattaaagggcattttggtacatttgacacaactttaatttaatgcCACatattcaaaagtcttctttattttcttaaactttgtgccaagtcaaagtaggtcgttcttttttaaatggagggagtatatgttttggccaatcagcctacatattataaaacctaatatcaaaaatattaaacctattgggagaaatctccctctaaacaaagactctttaataaCTAATGcaattgtgttatggtatgagaagagagatcttctatttataaagttgCAAAACCTTTTCTCttaaagaggttagccaaatatgaaaaggttttatatttttcttttaggaaaagtgaaaataattatggttacttttattttctttctaaggaaaagtaaaacttaattttggtaagaaaatcagggcaaaaaccctaacaaatctcccttttttgtcttgattttctccacttgatccgccttcttcacatcaaatacatgcatgaacttcgttcttgatataatcttcataactatTGCTTGCtatggttaaaaataaagtttaatgtCGTgataaaaatgggttaaaaaattaatatttgatttttatttttaaagatgcagcaacaggaatgttgaaaatatggttgaaacttgttctcgacatgtagttcgacaaaaatcctcattatcatcaaattggttgcaaatCGG
The Capsicum annuum cultivar UCD-10X-F1 chromosome 6, UCD10Xv1.1, whole genome shotgun sequence DNA segment above includes these coding regions:
- the LOC107874188 gene encoding uncharacterized protein LOC107874188 — translated: MGDFNVILRGEDKNTTVMEAEIRDFENLVTNAGLHELKTIGRFFTWSNSHIHSKIDRALVNGYWMRKWPHLEVEVKDPHFSDHSLLCVSVKEVQNRYAKLFKFLNYLTSHAEFQHIVAAIWSSKVQSCPMEKIWKKLKLMKGDMKELNSKEFSNVETKVQSFRKQLKDVHILLRTSLTDQQLYDEEKKIKRILEKWILVEESILRQNLEYSGWDWGI